The region GTCTTACCGCGTTGACCCCCATGAATCCCAGTAGGTGATTCCCTCCACCGGAGGGCGCTTCGCCGGCTTGAAGTCCTGACCCACGGTGTACGCCACCGGGATCAAGGCGACCTGCGTAACCTTGTCGAAGGGGATTCCGAGCAAATCGGCCGCCTCTTTCTCCTTGAACAGATGCAGCGTCGTCCATGCGGAACCGAGCCCCCGGCTTCGCAGCGCGAGCATGAAGTTCCATGCCGCCGGGATGATCGACCCGTACGTCGAGGCGGAGACGATGTTCGGCGCCTTGTCGGCCCGCCCTTCGATGCACGGGATCACGTGCACCGGGACGCGGCCGAGGATCTCGGTGAGATGAAGCGCGCTTTCGTAGACCCGCCGCGTCTGGTCGTCCTTCTCCTGGCCGGCGGCGGCTTTCAGATAGCCCGCGCCTCCCTCGGAGTACATACGCGCCAGTTCCGATCGTTTGTCCGGGTCGGTTACGACTACCCAGCGCCATCCCTGGGCGTTGCTTCCAGTCGGTGCCTGGATGGCCAGGCGCAGGCAGTCGAGGATCACCGACTCCTCGACGGGCCGGTCGAGGTCGAGCCTCTTGCGTACGGCGCGCGTGGTCGTGAGCAGCCGGTCGGTGACGGAGGTGTCGAAGGTCATTGGTTCTCCTTGTTGCTCGGCACGA is a window of Acidimicrobiales bacterium DNA encoding:
- a CDS encoding nitroreductase family protein, with the translated sequence MTFDTSVTDRLLTTTRAVRKRLDLDRPVEESVILDCLRLAIQAPTGSNAQGWRWVVVTDPDKRSELARMYSEGGAGYLKAAAGQEKDDQTRRVYESALHLTEILGRVPVHVIPCIEGRADKAPNIVSASTYGSIIPAAWNFMLALRSRGLGSAWTTLHLFKEKEAADLLGIPFDKVTQVALIPVAYTVGQDFKPAKRPPVEGITYWDSWGSTR